The sequence GAGACAGCCGCCATTCctcgtcgactgtttccccttccacggcgtcaaatcgaatcgcacgCCGGattacataacaatatacatcaagggatttgcaatgagagtggctacattaataattattcggctcatttctctttaaaactacttgctttgaagttaatcgaagaaaacaaaaaaatcaaatcgcaaaccccctacatttttacatatatatattttatcaagaaaactgttgattttattgaaaaaaagaatataacccatattgtagtccataatgtaacaaatcgaatggcatataatagaactgttccgatcaatgggtacagagataattgattttccgtgattacctgcatttttcaactttgagggggctaggggggaaagctccaaggggatttcttgggactgttgggagaatgaccctctgggagggttctatcgatggtaaaagattcagctttttttaatttcggatcgaaaaaatcttattgactgggctaataatACAAATAACCATAAACCTATAAATacaaatatcgggggaccgagcttcgctctagaATACAAACGCATAGAAAATGTAttacaaatgaagaaattataatatttaatagttcATCCAGAAAGGTAAATCTTATCATCTCATCTCATCTAAATCATAAATCtcatctaatcacagtggattgagattaattcccagaggaatgcaaaaaattcTCACAAAGtcccgattgcacaaaagccggttaaattcaatctgattaatttcacgtgaaccaaatcagagaagaccatttcaaaaagatggcttctctgattggttctactggaattaatcagaattaaaatttaaccggcttttttgcgaccggcactaagtacctgatcgaatgattacaaaagttcaacagctgagttatAATtctgtctcagtcccacacacatgcactcgctcattCACTTTCATTATTAACAGATGATGAAactctcagctgtttttccaaggatgaattttatccttttaatgttcttcagcgagttttcccagggatgagacctagtgcaatcaaattttcatattataaacctaatatgttccaaatttcgtaagaGCTGTTTTtctagttgcacaaaagccggttaaattttactcctgaataatttcacgtgaaccaaatcagagaataccattttaaaaagatggcttctccgattggttctactggaattaatcagaattaaaatttaaccggtttttatgcgaccggcactaagtacctgatcgaatgattacaaaagtttaacAGCTGAGTTATAAAtctgtctcagtcccacacacatgcactcgctcattCAACAGACGATTCATTATCGACAGACgatgaaagtctcagctgtttttccaaggatgaattatcattttaatgtccttcagcgagttttcccagggatgagacctagtgcaatcgaatttttatagtATAAAACACGCTATATAGAAGAAGatggtaggtgtcacgcgcatgtttgtgctaaatttccgatGTAGCTGATGTCATtctatatccaatcatctgtttttaacagtTTCATTAATTGCCAGTAGGTGTTAAAAAcgtcggttggtggcgatgacgcaatctagctggctggccactgccaatacctactattacttcaggcaatacctactattacttatagAAGGTAttgcctgaagtaatagtaggtattgccatagagaaactatagcgtaagtagatatcccatggtatatggcgtttatgtcgcaaattttactgttatctcaagccgattactgtcgattattgtcgatttttactgttttgaccgggtaagagtgtatgaacggcacaatatgagagactaccagcgtcatgaagcttcacaggaaagaactacgtgggctatcagcttgaaataacagtaaaagttgcgacataaacaccctataccatgggatatctacttatgctattgtttctctatggtattgctTCAGGTCCCACAACTGAAGCTCTGaaaaactatgacgtcatcacatgtagatcgaTGGTCTACCGGCGGTAGgcaagcgaaataagagcgTTGATGCTTGTTATCAAATCTGATAgggtaatcaacaaaattcgAATCACGAATTCTATTTTCAAGgtcttcatttcaataaatatgggttgtttatcattcttctaatattcgtttgtgaaaagtaatggcgaatttggggttttaaatcatggGGTTCTGTTGTTGTGTACCCAATTGTCGCGGAAATTATAACAAGACTCCAAAATTTTCTGTATTCTCTTTTCCAAAAGATGAAACTTTAAAACgaaaatggatacgagcgataagaagaaagaacttTAATCCTCCAAAACACCAGTTTACATTAAgtgtgaaataacagtgtaattagagtgtggaagaacattgtaaataaagtgtgaaagaacgtgtaaaagtgtgaaaaaactattaataaattaatgaataattcataaaaagtaaatgcaaaagttggaactgtccataacatcaTAAGATAAaaaggttttacctaactgTAAAAAATTCTCCTGATGGGTTTCTCTGTTTCACAGATTTATTATGAGCTAAGTCTGTGGAAGTCTCTTTCCTAGAAAAGAGTTAACTCCAATTCATTTTACCTTTTATTTACGTCTCCTTTGATTCTGATAAAGGCTATTATTAAGAActttggttgagatgaatttatcaatagctctatcaaTGAATCAAATACGTttatcaagctgaaagtatggagaaattattgaatttttggaataaagtgtttttatttcaataaaattgctatttaataaaatacaaatgtctttAATCTGAAGTTGAGATAGTATTTTACCAAAAAAATCGATACAGCAACAAAAGTTGAAGTTTAATACGCTAGTAGAAATTCTACTTTAACtgtaggaagaatcaatctacatgttatgacgtcattgatTAGTTATgaggcctgaagtaatagtaggtattgccacTGTGCACACATTTCGTGACCCCTACCGCTTTTATCTAAATACCAtgttataaacctactatgttccaaatttcgtaagaatcgttagagccgttttcgagagccGGTGACATACagacatataaacagaaattgctcgtctAATAGTATAGgaaatatatatacagaaattgcttgcttaatatattaggatttaataattaaaacaaatttattcaatttgtgattcaaagttgACGTAACTATAAAAGCCCAACCAAACAGGCAATTCTACAAGTGACTCCATAGCTTAGTTGGTAGAGAGCGTGGCTCATGAATCAAAGGTTGCTCGAGACCTGTCAAAGCCATTTTTTGTTGGTAATTTTCAACGTTTAGAAAAGTTATCCACGTTGTtgttttgaacaaaataaataattattctatttctttgtttcctggacataaggagattgcattttacaacacaaaatttttcgcagtgcaaagcacgggtaACCCGTGACGGGTTATTGATAAGAATCAACTGTTAATATTTAATCAGATATCCCGTAGAtagatgacttgaatcacagctatgtACTATAAAAGGAGGTGGAAAAAAAGAAGCAACAACTTTGCCGtcctatcattttcactgaCTTCATACATTGAATCTTACTATAGGCTGCTAGTTAAGAATGAGTCGAACAAATATCTGTTTTCGAAATAATAGCATTTAttgacattaataatattattatctattgctTCTTGTTCagatattatttctcttttttcaagcTACTCGATAAGTTTGCTGAAGACGAACGAATAGAACAAATGACCAAAGAACGACGTCGTCTGAAGATCATAGATAATCGAAGAGCCGTACAAAACCAGATGGAAGAAAGACAACGGAAACGTGTTGAAGAGGAGAGAAGACTCAAAGAACTTGAGAGATTGGAAGAGGATCACATTCGTTCAAGGTTAGTGTGCGTTCAAatccattcaaatttattccctTCAACACTTTACAAAGTATGATGTATGATGTATACTGTACAGCATAACAGTAGATACAGTAGTACTATAGTATAACATAAAATATAAGCATACCATAATAAAGACTAtagtaacaattatttttttgtatatcTCAGGATTTATATTTCAACTAGCTTTATATCTCAGGATTTTGAATTTGTTCTAAATATCAAGCACAACAACgtaaaacacacaaaaacaatcaatatagATTATAGATAAACGATGACCGATTATCAAACTATATAgattagaaaaaattgaaaccgGTTGaacaagtgacgaagcagtgtgtgattacataaccttaacttttggacaacattaacattttgtcaaaatttttggagaaaaatagtacaggctaagcctagtttttcctccaatgtcataatcgtattatgattatagtattttatacaataaatgaatgaattaatgaacaaataatgataaatctGTTCCTGATTTTAATCAAATCTAGTTCAGCAAAATGCAGTTCAGCTTAATCAAGTCCAGTTGGGAAGAATCGATATGAATAAGTTTCCATCGTGGACTAGAGAAActttaatttaaatttagattTCGAGTTCTATTATATGAAGATGTGTTGGCTAACACACCAGTCACAATACATTTTCATCTTTATCCGGCCTTATTAAATTATGTTGCTGATGTTTATGCTTCTTAaagtttgaataattaataattgagaGAGAACAgaattagaaataattgaacGAAAGAAATTTTGTAGTCATTTCCATAGCGATAAAATTCATTTGTATTCTGAAACTGATATTCTCAAAATGTATAATCATTTGAATATTGATTAGACAACACCTTGtttgaaatcaaaataatcgtatTAAAAAGATCGTATTCTAATTCTTGATTGTGCTTCAATTTTGATGTTCTCAAATTCCAAACGACTCATATCTATTTACACAGTATTCTACCAAATTTCAGACTGAAGTTGATAGAAGAGGAGCGTCTGAGGATGCTGAGAGAACACGCTACTCACCTCATCGGATTTCTGCCAAAGAACCTGCTGCAGTCCAATGATTTTCCCCATCTGGGGTCGTCCATAGTAGACAGCAGTAGGTAGGTTTGGCGTGAATGGAGACTTACCTATACGCTCACAAACTCATCAACTTCAAATATTTAATCGtaataagaatataaataataatatatcattgaaaataattttaactCAATGTGCAGTTGtaagttgaaattgaattaacAGAACATGGGTCAAACCGTTACTATCTTCAACGCCAATAGAAGATATTATCCTGACCAGACTTCCATTAACGAAGTCAGGGAAACAAAATCACTCAAAAATATGtttcataaacctactattacAGAATGAATGTCCTTGATCAATGAATTATATTCAAGATCAAGATGATCTTCAGGTAGGCTCCCACTCCTCTGACTATTGGCCATTTGATATTGATACTACAACATTATCACTTGTCTTTTATATTACTTTACTAAAAGATTTCCTCAGCATGCTCTTTTAACTGCGGTATGCTCTACCATCTTCATATCTAATTATATAGCTCTTAGGAACCTCAAGCTTAGCTTTCAACTTATGAACATCTTCAAAAATGTAAAAGTATGTATGTCAAGTTtacaaatcaattattgttttcaagttGAATAGTTTTAGTCCTTACTGATTGAGGAGaattattgtcaattgtatCAACACGAACTGTTCATGATTCACATCCTCATCTTTAAGACATTCATGAAGTTCTTTTTCAAACTATGAAACCGTCAAAGAACAGAACAATGGTTTTTATTACAAGTGTTGCAAGATTTTCCGAACGCTGGACAATCCTTAAAATCATGtgttattttacattttccatattcaattcaattcattcattattgtcATGAGCATTTTACACAAATACATGGACATCGCCAGGTACATAAGAGCAAATATCACAAAAGAATCACTGTCATATAGATATTAGATACCTATAATAGATTATACAGTCATATAGATACAGTCATATAAGTTATAAATACAGTCAAATAGATTACTAGATACAGTCATATAAGTTATAAATACAGTCATATAGATTACTAGATATCAGTTTACACAAACAGTCAATACCACAATTCAACTCAATACAACATGGATTTAAAAGAGGACATTTCACACATTCAAATACTCATCAACAGAATAAAAGCTGATACTTCTCCAGCAGATACTTTTCAacctcaaattgaaattttatctgTGTATTTTTCGATATTCCAATCTGATGGGAAgcatattgaaaaatgatatcctttgataaaaaatattcttctgAAAAATGGATAAATTGACTCTGGGCAAATGATAGTTTATGTGGCTGACCTAGTTCTGTGCTCATGAATATGGGCATTAGTTAGCAGCAGGCTGATATCAATAGTGCTCATTATAGCATGATAAATGAACAAAGAGGAAAAAGTGAGAATACCGGTGGCTTTGAAAAAATTACTGCAGGATTGATATTGCGTTAATATGTACATGCATCTGATggcttttttgtaaaattaatattttttgtacatTCCTAGCAGATGAGTTTCCCCAAACCGCTATCTCGTATCTTAAATGGCTCTCAAACAGAgcaaaatatatacatttaagCACTCTGAGGGGACAGTACCGAGATAATGTTCTCAACATGAAAATAACTGCACTTAATCTAGTACAGGTTCTATCCACATGTTAAGACTAGAATCTATATGCAGGCCTAGAAATTTACAGACTTCAACACTATGAATGATTTTATCATCCAACAGCAGATCAATTtcacatttatttgaaaatatcatcttATCGGTCTTAGTGAAGTTCAGGATGAGATTAATACTTTTGAACCATTGACAAATGCTATTGACTGATTCATTTGAATATTGCCTGACTTGTTGCTTTTCTCACTTTGCTTAACATTAGGTGGCACTGATTTGTAAGACTCaaacttatcaaatttaatttattcactaaGATAACGTCTTCTATCATCAATTCAATAcacaaattttatttgaataatcttGCAAAATTTGAATCTGTTGCTCACCCCATTCTGCTGCTCTGCACTGAAAGATTGCATCTATTAACTTCAAATCACAATTACGTGAAAGTCTTGATACTAGCATTATAACCTCCAATGACAatcaagttatttattatttattatttattatttattatttattatttattatttattatttatttattatttattatttattattattattattatttatacaatatgacaaTTTGCACTGAACAAGACCCATGGTGgtacaaaacaaaatagcattgtacatgaataaactattagtattaatgtaaaactaaaattataaaCTTGAGAAGAGCACAGTAaaaattaatgtagattactacaaaaacaagatagaaagataaacatagaaaaataagaagaaaaaaataaaaattcaagtattttatttataataatttgtaaagAAAAAGTTGATTCCAAAGTGGTAGTGAATGTGAAGGTAATGAATTGTAGTAGTTTGTGTTTTCTTAATCCATAGGGGAAAAAACTGGAATTTCTATCAGAAATTTTCACGATTATCTGGGAtaacttcttcaattttttcaattacctACTTGATAGTTGGAGTTCTTCCACTGGAAGCGCATCAGCGCCGTGGTGTTCAGGTGATTCTGCATTTTTCATCTTGTTCCAAATCGTCGGTGTGGTGAAGCCCTTTGTTCAAGATAATGTTGAAGGCTATAATAAAGTATCCTGGTAAGGAAGCTTTTAAGTTCAATTTTAAACTGGGTTGTGTTTCTCAATGTTTTCAAGTCATTTGGTAAGCAATTGTGGACATTTGAGCAGATATATTTAGCTCCACATTGGGCTAGTCTAGATTGGACCACATGAGTATCGTCCCTTTGTCTAGTATTATGATGGTGATACTGGTGGTTACTTTAATAAATATTCGTCTCTCTTCTCACCATCAAACACACCTCaatgttgaaaaatgcaggcagtGCAAGGATGCCAGTCTCCACGAACAGGTGTCTGCAGTGCGCAAGGTAGGGTTGCTTGAAGGTGgttctcattattattttttgtaatagtaATAATCTTCCCATATGTGGACTGTACGTACCTTAGTACGTAGTTTATGATGCTTTGGAAACAGCCGTAGTAAACTTTTATAAGAACCTCCCTATCAAGTAGTGGTTATAGTCGACACATCATGTAGCAAATAGCTGTAAATCATTGATTAGTATTCGATATGCTGCTGTCTTTTATATGCTCCTTTGAATTGTAGAACTGACGGATTATTGTTGTAGCCTAATCTTCTTCTAATCGCACAGAAGAACAGTTCAATGTGTCCTggctgaataataataataatagtaaaggTGATGTCCACATAATCTCTTaggcttgtgtgtgggtaatgagtgagagggatgatgagagatgacgactactttttaggtagtcgggaccgactaCTTGTACATACTTAGATATGCTAGTTTTTCTGTTTCAATATACTTCTCAAACATGCtctgaattgaatatatttgcaTCAGAAACCCTAGCATAAACGTTTTTCTTGGCGTTTTCACTATGCATTTGTCAAATCCCTCAAACCTCTGAGGTATGATTTCATCTCATTCATAAAGGGCTCCCAGACATGCTGATTGTTACTCTTTATGCAAGCTTTATACCCTTTAGCGAAAGGCTCTCTTAACTTGAGAAGACCGAAGAGTTTGtcaaaatttgaacaaaaatctGCAGTGGCAGATGCTCCCTCGAACTGCTCTAGTTACAATTCTTTCTCGAGAAAATGGAGAGCACGTCAAACTTATGAATCAAGTAGAACATGCACTCTTTCCCCAGTAACAGGATTTTTGAACCAAGGTTCCATGTCACATGCTGAATGAAATCTTGGCACCTAATTGGTTGGCTATCGAAAGATTACTCACTAGCTCATCAAAGGTAATAATGCCAACTTTACTGTGGCCCTCCACTCATGTAGAGATAATATAGATTGTATTACAATGGTGTGGCAGACTACTTGATGTCAACAGTGATCCCattacataaaaaatatgattGTAGCCTTCCAAGAAGCATTAATTGCTACTGCCATTACCATCAAAACTTCCTTAGCAATTGGATCAACATTGCCACTAATACTTGGCCCCATGTTCACATTGTCAATAATCTTTGCCCCATCCCAATCTACCTGCTTCCGAAAGGACATTTTACTAAAACtatttttacataataatacaaCTACTCAATCTACATCTAACAGTCAGCAGGGCTTCTAAGGTGAATCCTGGATTTCCCTCAACAGAATTGTACCAGGAACAAAGTGTATTTTTGTGAGGCAGTGTGTTCATGAATGTTTCCCGCACAAACTTATATGCAGCTGGAGAATAGAAATAGAGTGtcagtaaaaataaaatgacatcaaagtaaaaaaaaaatgttcaaatccaaaaaaaaactaaaacttctacttcaattacagaaaatattctGAAGAATATTCAGGCAGTCAAGAGAAATGACATTCCTCTTGTCAGGTCACACCCAAATTGCAGAATATCATCTAGCATTTCAGCGTCTCCTTCATCACCTTCAAATCCTTCAAAGTCACTGTTTGAATCCTCCGAATTAGCTGCAGGTTTAACATTgacaacaaagctgatagcgctatctctttctcgctttgctctgttgccggatcgtcttttaacaatgtagaattaataattaattaacaaaatatttcatcttaattatgaaaattcattatgaaattattgaaaaatatgtcttgcttaataaaatataattgataattttaaacgagaatgcacaattaatattacattaatgaacctgtatcagctactgtctatggaaggcattgacaagacagaggatcggcaacgtttttctcctatctttctccactgtcattataacgtggacctcactatagggaaGACAGCCCACAGATACATCTCAGAGCTTTCTTTTGCTATTTAAACACTATCTGAGCCAGTGGAATCACCCTAGTGTATTATTGTAGGATAgcttatattttgaaaaatgattctCCCAACTTACTTTATAAACTTCTGtttattttcaactttcttttTCACACAACATAATTCTTTGAGCCCATTTCGAtgcttgaatttttattctaggtgagtagtccgggcgcaaatgttaTTCCGTgatcatttttgagtaacaaccgtggaagatgtctcaatttcttcgttaggtctagcataataaggatcatgatgatgataaatcgaaatcacaggcaaacacctcggaaacaagatggccgccaaatttttcagggttttgctatatcgcttgtatttcaataaccgttcaaccGGTTTttcagacgaaaatatttttaaaatcttcctctacaatttttgttcaataaaattttcctctaaaacgcatatttttttagttataacctacGAAAGCCCAAAAAactctttttctaaatttgttcaaatttcattccattataacttttttgtgcaagagatacagagaaattttaaatctatgaaatttagagcgtcTTTTCAACTTTGGAAAGATATATCTTCATGTGCTGCACGTCagaaaatgagttctccagcgccctccaaccaaataaaaccctgcatgatttctgttgcgtttttccatatgcatgaggtaacaagccaGAACTATAAAGTcgatttttcatgactacttcaagatagagacttgcaaatggtctcaatctcttcgttacaacaagacgaataagaatattgatgatggaaacaacgaatgtgtgaaaataaattatccttGATGACAAT comes from Nilaparvata lugens isolate BPH unplaced genomic scaffold, ASM1435652v1 scaffold3263, whole genome shotgun sequence and encodes:
- the LOC120355596 gene encoding meiosis-specific nuclear structural protein 1-like isoform X2; this encodes MTKERRRLKIIDNRRAVQNQMEERQRKRVEEERRLKELERLEEDHIRSRLKLIEEERLRMLREHATHLIGFLPKNLLQSNDFPHLGSSIVDSSRKYSEEYSGSQEK
- the LOC120355596 gene encoding meiosis-specific nuclear structural protein 1-like isoform X1; this translates as MTKERRRLKIIDNRRAVQNQMEERQRKRVEEERRLKELERLEEDHIRSRLKLIEEERLRMLREHATHLIGFLPKNLLQSNDFPHLGSSIVDSSRGTVNSCTRPPGLLGTTLKVPSRNMWFA
- the LOC120355596 gene encoding meiosis-specific nuclear structural protein 1-like isoform X3 is translated as MTKERRRLKIIDNRRAVQNQMEERQRKRVEEERRLKELERLEEDHIRSRLKLIEEERLRMLREHATHLIGFLPKNLLQSNDFPHLGSSIVDSSR